Proteins found in one Leptolyngbyaceae cyanobacterium genomic segment:
- a CDS encoding hybrid sensor histidine kinase/response regulator, whose amino-acid sequence MEFEEFDDLIGIFIAETQEFLQCLETNLLALESNQIFEERLQSVKTLFRAAHSIKGSASMFGLDILSKAAHSLEDCFAILRDSEELSQLEPQTITALLKGVDSLRKIADRACFQKNNAVAIAAGITYTYENLPDLESATLADMEAISQIKTQLESKYGKQEEKTIASINNSLNMTVIKSIFESELVSVFSQLETEISQCNADNLTQTLAAINDIYYQISGVAGMLQLPLLAEIAEQLRASIDTPDLTVEQLQSSGWRIAQNLQTIRTQILQGEEIKLPPAVNEDRDTEEEQESEITQENLSFSPLPLLSLPSVSSSLTPSPTTWQRPTIRVDVERLTELINLVGELVINRTNFEVQEAQLRTETKRIRKSILTLRQFGSQLREEYDTLASEGKREGSEKKGKNPLHQGIFDALELDRYTEFHATATEVIEVTQTIAQSASAIDELAIKFERSTDQLRRITDRLRSRVMQLRVVPFSRAVDHLPRALRELSHAYNKDVNLLLLGRDTKIDEGLLDALREPLVHLLRNAFDHGIEPPEVRLAAGKPATGQIEIEARHQGGQTIITVTDDGRGIDPEEIRNKLIKMELLPAEQASNLQIPELYEFLFWPSFSTASQITDLSGRGVGLDVVRNNLRQVRGNVKVDSRLGKGTSFILKLPLMLSITDALMVRVDRNTIAVPLDAVEEILHIQGNEIHMAGNHPMLRWQGEFIRLVRLQELLKYNLPHPDGPSPDPLNQDYIPVMVLAGSEGVLAVAIERIIGQQEIVVKPLPSPLSKPSGIVGCTILGDGEVVTILDVDDLIEQFYNHGSPAISISSKSPNWSTTEILLPPPISQPQILVVDDSYTIRQLLSVTLTRARYRVIQAKDGQDALFKLEEGMDCHLVIADIEMPRMDGFELLRNIKSNPKLALIPVAMLTSRSGARHRQMAMELGAVEYFTKPYNEIQLLDAIAKLIKS is encoded by the coding sequence ATGGAATTTGAAGAATTTGATGATTTAATTGGTATATTTATTGCGGAAACTCAGGAATTTTTGCAATGTTTGGAAACCAACCTGCTAGCTTTAGAAAGTAACCAAATATTTGAAGAGCGGTTGCAATCGGTGAAAACTCTTTTTCGAGCCGCTCATTCAATTAAGGGTTCTGCTTCAATGTTTGGGTTGGACATTTTATCAAAAGCGGCTCATTCTTTAGAAGATTGCTTTGCAATTTTACGAGATAGCGAAGAACTTTCTCAGTTAGAACCGCAGACGATAACGGCTTTACTTAAAGGGGTAGACAGCCTAAGAAAAATTGCCGATCGCGCTTGTTTCCAAAAGAATAATGCTGTGGCGATTGCAGCGGGAATCACCTACACATACGAAAATTTGCCGGATTTGGAGAGCGCTACGCTCGCTGATATGGAGGCGATCTCTCAAATTAAAACCCAACTGGAATCTAAGTACGGCAAGCAAGAAGAAAAGACGATTGCATCGATTAATAATTCGCTGAATATGACAGTAATTAAGTCTATATTTGAAAGCGAATTAGTATCTGTTTTTAGTCAATTAGAAACAGAAATATCCCAATGCAATGCAGATAACTTAACTCAAACTTTAGCGGCAATTAACGATATTTATTACCAAATTTCCGGGGTGGCAGGAATGTTACAACTACCCTTGTTAGCTGAAATTGCCGAGCAATTAAGAGCTTCGATCGATACACCCGATCTAACGGTAGAACAATTGCAATCCTCTGGATGGAGAATTGCTCAAAATTTGCAAACAATTCGCACCCAAATTTTGCAGGGAGAAGAAATTAAACTACCGCCTGCTGTAAATGAGGATAGAGACACGGAAGAAGAGCAGGAAAGCGAAATAACGCAGGAAAATTTATCCTTTTCTCCCTTACCTTTGCTCTCTTTGCCCTCTGTTTCTTCTTCCCTTACTCCCTCGCCTACTACATGGCAACGTCCTACAATTCGAGTAGATGTGGAACGTTTAACAGAGTTAATTAATTTAGTCGGAGAGTTAGTAATTAATCGAACCAATTTTGAGGTTCAGGAAGCGCAGTTACGGACTGAAACTAAACGCATTCGCAAAAGCATTTTAACTTTGCGTCAATTTGGCAGTCAACTCAGAGAAGAATACGATACGTTGGCAAGTGAAGGAAAAAGAGAAGGAAGCGAAAAGAAAGGAAAAAATCCACTTCATCAAGGGATTTTTGATGCTTTGGAATTAGATCGATATACGGAATTTCACGCCACTGCTACAGAAGTCATTGAAGTTACTCAAACGATCGCGCAATCTGCTAGCGCGATCGATGAATTGGCGATTAAATTCGAGCGGAGTACCGATCAACTGCGTCGAATTACCGATCGATTGAGAAGTCGCGTGATGCAGTTGCGCGTGGTGCCTTTTAGTCGCGCTGTCGATCACTTACCGAGAGCATTGCGAGAATTAAGTCACGCTTACAACAAAGATGTGAATCTGTTGTTATTGGGAAGAGATACTAAAATTGATGAAGGTTTATTAGATGCTTTGCGAGAACCTTTAGTACATTTGTTACGCAATGCTTTCGATCACGGAATCGAACCGCCAGAAGTACGCCTAGCAGCAGGTAAACCCGCCACCGGACAAATTGAAATTGAAGCGCGTCATCAAGGGGGACAAACTATTATTACCGTTACCGATGATGGGAGGGGAATCGATCCGGAAGAAATCAGAAATAAGTTAATTAAAATGGAATTGTTGCCAGCGGAACAAGCATCTAATCTTCAAATTCCCGAACTTTACGAGTTTCTATTTTGGCCTAGTTTTAGTACGGCTAGTCAAATTACCGATCTTTCTGGTAGAGGGGTAGGACTTGATGTGGTTCGTAATAATTTGCGACAAGTAAGAGGCAATGTAAAAGTAGATTCTCGTCTCGGTAAAGGCACGAGTTTTATTTTGAAATTGCCGCTGATGCTTTCGATTACCGATGCTTTAATGGTGAGAGTCGATCGCAATACGATCGCAGTTCCCTTAGATGCAGTTGAAGAAATTCTTCACATTCAAGGTAACGAAATTCACATGGCAGGAAATCACCCCATGTTAAGGTGGCAAGGTGAGTTTATTCGCTTGGTTCGTTTGCAAGAATTACTCAAATATAACTTACCGCACCCTGATGGCCCTTCTCCCGATCCTTTGAACCAAGATTACATTCCGGTGATGGTTTTAGCTGGTAGTGAAGGGGTGTTAGCAGTTGCGATCGAACGGATTATCGGTCAACAAGAAATCGTGGTTAAACCTTTACCTTCTCCTTTGTCTAAACCTAGCGGTATAGTTGGTTGCACGATTTTGGGTGATGGTGAAGTCGTGACAATTTTGGATGTAGATGATTTAATCGAGCAATTTTACAATCACGGCAGTCCAGCTATTTCAATATCTTCTAAATCCCCTAATTGGTCAACTACGGAAATACTTCTACCCCCTCCTATTTCTCAACCACAAATTTTAGTAGTAGATGATTCTTATACTATTCGGCAGTTATTATCTGTCACTCTTACTCGCGCTCGTTATCGAGTAATTCAAGCTAAAGATGGTCAAGATGCTTTGTTTAAATTAGAAGAAGGTATGGATTGTCATTTAGTAATTGCTGATATTGAAATGCCTCGGATGGATGGATTTGAACTATTACGAAATATCAAATCAAATCCCAAGTTGGCTCTTATTCCAGTGGCAATGTTAACTTCTCGTTCTGGTGCAAGACATCGACAAATGGCAATGGAATTAGGTGCAGTAGAATATTTTACTAAGCCTTATAATGAAATTCAGTTATTAGATGCGATCGCTAAATTAATTAAAAGTTAA